Proteins encoded in a region of the Mycolicibacterium chitae genome:
- the nuoL gene encoding NADH-quinone oxidoreductase subunit L has translation MTTMLWPLIALPLAGAAVLLLGGRRTNGWGHLLGCATVAASFAWAAVLFADLLGRDAAGRVIGERLFSWVPVAGLRVDFGLQLDALSVCFVLLITGVGALIHVYSIGYMAGDPGRRRFFAYLNLFVAAMLLLVLADNYLGLYVGWEGVGLASYLLIGFWSHKPSAATAAKKAFVVNRVGDIGLAIAMMVMFAQFGTLSYAGVFAGTPGASTGALTAIGLLLLLAACGKSAQVPLQSWLGDAMEGPTPVSALIHAATMVTAGVYLIVRSGPVFNLAPDAQTAVVTVGAVTLLFGAIIGCAKDDIKKALAASTMSQIGYMVLAAGLGPVGYAIAIMHLLTHGFFKAGLFLGAGSVMHGMNDETDIRRYGGLRALMPITFVTFGLGYLAIIGVPPFAGFFSKDAIIETAFAAGGLRGWLLGGAALLGAGITAFYMTRVMILTFFGPRRWSPEAHPHESPPSMTLPMVVLAVGSVGAGALLALGGRLVDWLEPVVNPDGAHAHHVVPVWVMSAITLSVVLIGVAVAYRAYARRPVPQTAPTDVSALTRAARRDLYGDAFNEAVFMRPGQELTKELVRIDDHAIEGVGAGLATLVSRCSEALRRLQTGFARSYALTILAGAGLMVAAVLLTGVWR, from the coding sequence ATGACGACCATGCTGTGGCCGCTGATCGCGCTGCCCCTGGCCGGGGCCGCGGTGCTGCTGCTCGGTGGGCGACGGACCAACGGCTGGGGCCACCTGTTGGGGTGCGCCACGGTGGCGGCCTCGTTCGCCTGGGCCGCGGTGCTTTTCGCGGATCTGCTGGGGCGCGACGCCGCCGGCCGGGTCATCGGCGAGCGCCTGTTCTCCTGGGTCCCGGTCGCCGGGCTGCGGGTGGACTTCGGGCTGCAACTCGACGCCCTGAGCGTGTGTTTCGTGCTGCTGATCACCGGGGTCGGCGCGCTCATCCACGTCTATTCGATCGGCTACATGGCCGGCGACCCGGGCCGGCGGCGGTTTTTCGCCTACCTGAACCTGTTCGTCGCCGCGATGCTGCTGCTGGTGCTGGCCGACAACTACCTGGGTCTCTACGTCGGCTGGGAGGGCGTGGGCCTGGCGTCCTATCTGCTGATCGGGTTCTGGTCGCACAAGCCGAGCGCGGCGACGGCGGCCAAGAAGGCGTTCGTCGTCAACCGGGTCGGCGACATCGGCCTGGCGATCGCCATGATGGTGATGTTCGCCCAATTCGGAACCCTGTCCTACGCCGGGGTTTTCGCCGGGACTCCGGGCGCGTCCACCGGGGCGCTGACCGCGATCGGCCTGCTGCTGCTGCTCGCGGCGTGCGGCAAGAGCGCCCAGGTGCCGCTGCAGTCCTGGCTCGGCGACGCGATGGAGGGCCCCACGCCGGTCTCGGCGCTCATCCACGCGGCCACCATGGTGACCGCCGGGGTGTACCTGATCGTGCGCTCGGGCCCGGTGTTCAACCTGGCGCCGGACGCGCAAACCGCGGTGGTGACGGTCGGCGCGGTCACGTTACTGTTCGGCGCCATCATCGGGTGCGCCAAGGACGACATCAAGAAGGCGCTGGCGGCCTCGACGATGAGCCAGATCGGGTACATGGTGCTGGCCGCCGGCCTGGGACCGGTGGGCTACGCGATCGCGATCATGCACCTGCTGACCCACGGCTTCTTCAAGGCCGGGCTGTTCCTCGGGGCCGGATCGGTGATGCACGGCATGAACGACGAGACCGACATCCGGCGCTACGGCGGCCTGCGCGCCCTGATGCCGATCACCTTCGTCACCTTCGGGCTGGGGTACCTCGCCATCATCGGTGTGCCGCCGTTCGCCGGCTTCTTCTCCAAGGACGCCATCATCGAAACCGCGTTCGCGGCAGGCGGTCTACGCGGCTGGCTGCTGGGCGGGGCTGCGCTGCTGGGCGCCGGCATCACCGCGTTCTACATGACCCGCGTGATGATCCTGACGTTCTTCGGACCGCGTCGCTGGTCACCGGAGGCCCACCCGCACGAATCCCCACCGAGCATGACCCTGCCGATGGTGGTGCTGGCCGTCGGTTCCGTCGGCGCCGGCGCCCTGCTGGCCCTCGGCGGCCGGCTGGTCGATTGGCTCGAACCCGTCGTCAACCCCGACGGCGCGCACGCCCACCACGTGGTGCCGGTGTGGGTGATGTCGGCGATCACGCTGTCGGTGGTGCTCATCGGTGTCGCCGTCGCCTACCGGGCCTACGCGCGGCGCCCGGTGCCGCAGACCGCGCCGACCGACGTGTCGGCGCTGACCCGCGCGGCGCGCCGCGATCTGTACGGCGACGCGTTCAACGAGGCGGTGTTCATGCGGCCCGGTCAGGAGCTCACCAAGGAACTCGTGCGCATCGACGACCACGCCATCGAGGGGGTGGGCGCCGGGTTGGCGACGCTGGTGAGTCGCTGCTCGGAGGCGTTGCGTCGCCTGCAGACCGGCTTCGCGCGCTCGTATGCCCTGACCATCCTCGCCGGCGCCGGCCTGATGGTGGCCGCGGTCCTGCTGACGGGAGTGTGGCGGTGA
- a CDS encoding nitric-oxide reductase large subunit: protein MAINTSRDPQRPSPDPHDSPIGKTWVQGVALVMIFGFFVMGILAYRTYTASMPMPQQVVDETGAVLFTGEDITRGQELFQARGLMQYGSVHGHGAYLGPDYTADYLRRATEDVTAQFEEAGVAQVHDRVVSEFRTNRFDEATDTLVFTEAQAAAFDRLREHYAAHFGPDARSIGLSPNLITEAADIDDLTAFFAWSAWASAAERPGFNYTYTNNWPAEPRVNNGPTADLVVWSTLSLVALLGGTGILFAVYGRWSQKIGWHATDAPAISYKQPGEVRLTSSQRATVWFFAIISLLFLVQALLGALTEHYRADLSSFFGLDLSSLLPYNLARTWHVQLALLWPAAAFLAAGIFLTPFITRREPKRQHWLTYGLLGAVTVVVVGSLISEALSIFGIIPEGTLLSQQWEYLDLPRIWQILLIIGLFLWIAIIFRGLRASLKTAPKTSMPWMFFFAGLAIPAFYAVGLLAGSDTHFTIADFWRFWVVHLWVEDFLELFTTVMVAYIFVLLGVVRQRIALGIIFLDIILYSAGGVIGTMHHLYFSGTPVEHMALGAFFSAAEVIPLTFLTVEAWTFLQLGSRQQTGDTKPFPHRWAVMFLVAVGFWNFLGAGVFGFLINLPIVSYYQIGTALTANHAHGAMMGVYGMLAMGVAMFAYRYIIPADKWPEKLARLSFWSLNIGLAWMVFATLLPLGVLQLYASVNDGYFEARSLGYITQPGNVVLEWMRMPGDIVFIGGGILPFIWMSWIAVRSFWQSRTAEPVEELPDDPLYVELPQGAADGDGRP from the coding sequence ATGGCGATCAACACTTCTCGCGATCCTCAACGCCCGTCGCCGGATCCACACGACTCACCGATCGGCAAGACCTGGGTGCAGGGTGTGGCCCTGGTGATGATCTTCGGGTTCTTCGTCATGGGGATCCTGGCCTACCGCACCTACACGGCCTCGATGCCGATGCCCCAGCAGGTGGTCGACGAGACCGGCGCGGTGCTGTTCACCGGCGAGGACATCACCCGCGGCCAGGAACTGTTCCAGGCCCGCGGGTTGATGCAGTACGGATCGGTGCACGGCCACGGCGCCTACCTCGGACCCGATTACACCGCCGACTACCTGCGACGGGCCACCGAGGACGTCACCGCGCAGTTCGAGGAGGCCGGCGTCGCGCAGGTGCACGACCGGGTGGTCAGCGAGTTCCGGACCAACCGCTTCGACGAGGCCACCGACACCCTGGTGTTCACCGAGGCGCAGGCCGCCGCCTTCGATCGCCTGCGCGAGCACTACGCGGCGCACTTCGGCCCCGACGCGCGCAGCATCGGGTTGTCCCCCAACCTGATCACCGAGGCCGCCGACATCGACGACCTGACGGCGTTCTTCGCCTGGAGCGCGTGGGCGTCGGCGGCCGAACGGCCGGGATTCAACTACACCTACACCAACAACTGGCCGGCCGAACCGCGGGTGAACAACGGCCCCACCGCCGATCTGGTGGTCTGGTCGACACTTTCGTTGGTCGCGTTGCTGGGCGGCACCGGGATCCTGTTCGCCGTCTACGGGCGCTGGAGCCAGAAGATCGGCTGGCACGCCACCGACGCGCCCGCCATCTCCTACAAGCAGCCCGGCGAGGTGCGGTTGACCAGCTCGCAGCGCGCCACGGTGTGGTTCTTCGCGATCATCTCCCTGCTGTTCCTGGTCCAGGCCCTGCTCGGCGCGCTGACCGAGCACTACCGCGCCGACCTGAGCTCGTTCTTCGGCCTGGATCTGTCCAGCCTGCTGCCCTACAACCTGGCCCGGACCTGGCATGTGCAACTGGCGCTGCTGTGGCCGGCGGCGGCCTTCCTGGCCGCGGGGATCTTCCTGACGCCGTTCATCACCCGGCGCGAACCGAAGCGGCAGCACTGGTTGACCTACGGCCTGCTCGGTGCGGTCACCGTCGTGGTGGTGGGGTCGCTGATCAGCGAGGCGCTGTCGATCTTCGGCATCATCCCCGAGGGCACCCTGCTCTCCCAGCAGTGGGAGTACCTGGACCTCCCCCGGATCTGGCAGATCCTGCTGATCATCGGGCTGTTCCTGTGGATCGCGATCATCTTCCGCGGCCTGCGGGCCAGCCTGAAGACCGCACCGAAGACCAGCATGCCGTGGATGTTCTTCTTCGCCGGTCTGGCGATCCCCGCGTTCTACGCCGTCGGGCTGCTGGCCGGCAGCGACACCCACTTCACCATCGCCGACTTCTGGCGGTTCTGGGTGGTGCACCTGTGGGTCGAGGACTTCCTCGAGCTGTTCACCACGGTGATGGTCGCCTACATCTTCGTGCTGCTGGGTGTGGTGCGGCAGCGGATCGCGCTGGGCATCATCTTCCTCGACATCATCCTGTACTCGGCGGGCGGGGTGATCGGCACCATGCACCACCTGTACTTCTCCGGAACCCCGGTGGAGCACATGGCGTTGGGCGCGTTCTTCTCCGCAGCCGAGGTGATCCCGCTGACCTTCCTGACCGTCGAGGCGTGGACCTTCCTGCAGCTCGGTTCGCGGCAGCAGACCGGCGACACCAAGCCCTTCCCGCACCGGTGGGCGGTGATGTTCCTGGTCGCGGTCGGTTTCTGGAACTTCCTGGGCGCCGGGGTGTTCGGCTTCCTGATCAACCTGCCGATCGTGTCGTACTACCAGATCGGCACCGCGCTGACCGCCAATCACGCGCACGGGGCGATGATGGGCGTGTACGGCATGCTGGCCATGGGCGTGGCGATGTTCGCCTACCGCTACATCATCCCCGCGGACAAGTGGCCGGAAAAGCTTGCGCGGCTGAGCTTCTGGTCGCTGAACATCGGCCTGGCCTGGATGGTGTTCGCCACGCTGCTGCCGCTCGGTGTGCTGCAGCTCTACGCCTCGGTCAACGACGGCTACTTCGAGGCCCGCTCGCTGGGCTACATCACCCAGCCCGGCAACGTGGTGCTCGAGTGGATGCGGATGCCCGGCGACATCGTCTTCATCGGCGGCGGCATCCTGCCCTTCATCTGGATGTCCTGGATCGCCGTCCGGAGCTTCTGGCAGAGCCGGACGGCCGAGCCCGTCGAGGAACTGCCCGACGATCCGCTCTACGTCGAGCTGCCCCAGGGCGCGGCGGACGGGGACGGCCGGCCGTGA
- the nuoI gene encoding NADH-quinone oxidoreductase subunit NuoI, with the protein MFKKPTTEQYPDEKIPTQPRYHGRHQLNRYADGLEKCIGCELCAWACPADAIYVEGADNTEAQRFSPGERYGRVYQINYLRCIGCGLCIEACPTRALTMTNDYEMADDNRSDLIYGKDKLLAPLEPGMSAPPHAMAEGATDDDYYLGNVLGEIQGNVT; encoded by the coding sequence ATGTTCAAGAAGCCGACCACCGAGCAGTATCCCGATGAGAAGATTCCTACCCAGCCCCGCTATCACGGGCGCCACCAGTTGAACCGGTACGCCGACGGGCTGGAGAAGTGCATCGGTTGCGAGCTGTGCGCGTGGGCGTGCCCCGCCGATGCCATCTATGTCGAGGGCGCCGACAACACCGAGGCCCAACGGTTCTCGCCCGGTGAGCGCTACGGGCGGGTCTACCAGATCAACTACCTGCGGTGCATCGGCTGCGGGCTGTGCATCGAGGCGTGCCCCACCCGGGCGCTGACCATGACCAACGACTACGAGATGGCCGACGACAACCGGTCGGATCTGATCTACGGCAAGGACAAGCTGCTCGCGCCGCTGGAACCCGGCATGTCCGCTCCCCCGCACGCCATGGCCGAGGGGGCCACCGACGACGACTACTACCTGGGCAACGTCCTGGGCGAGATCCAGGGCAACGTGACATGA
- a CDS encoding slipin family protein encodes MTWIIPVVAVVLIIVVLLVLSLKVLPEYERGVVFRAGRLRPLYGPGVKLLIPVLDRLVRVDQRVVTLTIPPQEVITKDNVPARVNAVVMFKVTDPVNAIVAVENFSVATSQIAQTTLRSLLGRADLDTLLAHRDDLNQDLRTIIEKQTQDWGVEVTVVEIKDVEIPESMQRAMAREAEAERERRAKIINAHGELQASEELRQAAETLSKSPASLQLRYLQTLLELGADQNSTVVFPLPVDIITPFLSAVREGPR; translated from the coding sequence ATGACCTGGATCATTCCCGTTGTCGCCGTTGTCCTGATCATCGTTGTCCTGCTCGTCCTGTCGCTGAAGGTGCTGCCCGAGTACGAGCGCGGGGTGGTGTTTCGCGCCGGCCGGCTCCGACCGCTGTACGGCCCCGGGGTCAAGCTGCTGATCCCCGTGCTCGACCGGTTGGTGCGGGTCGATCAGCGGGTGGTCACGCTGACCATTCCGCCGCAGGAGGTGATCACCAAGGACAACGTGCCGGCCCGGGTGAACGCGGTGGTGATGTTCAAGGTGACCGATCCGGTGAACGCCATTGTGGCGGTGGAGAACTTCTCCGTGGCGACCTCGCAGATCGCGCAGACCACGCTGCGCTCCCTGCTGGGGCGGGCCGACCTGGACACGCTGCTGGCCCACCGTGACGATCTGAACCAGGACCTGCGCACCATCATCGAGAAGCAGACCCAGGACTGGGGTGTGGAGGTCACGGTGGTCGAGATCAAGGACGTCGAGATCCCGGAATCCATGCAGCGCGCGATGGCCCGCGAGGCCGAGGCCGAGCGGGAGCGCCGCGCCAAGATCATCAACGCGCACGGCGAACTGCAGGCCTCCGAGGAGCTGCGGCAGGCCGCCGAGACGCTGTCGAAGAGCCCGGCCTCGCTGCAGCTGCGCTACCTGCAGACGCTGCTCGAGCTGGGCGCCGACCAGAACTCCACGGTGGTCTTCCCGCTGCCGGTCGACATCATCACGCCGTTCCTCTCCGCCGTGCGGGAGGGGCCGCGATGA
- a CDS encoding NADH-quinone oxidoreductase subunit M has translation MNDFPILTVLWAVPLVGAALIIVLPARLQRFAKLAGVAVSLAVLAIAVLLVVRFDPAGAQYQFVEEMAWIPSFGTGYLLGLDGIALALVVLTAVLVPLLLLAGWTDADDVAGHKPLLSGRAPHAYVALTLAVEGMVLIALSALDVLLFYVFFEAMLIPLYFLIGGFGGAGRSRAAVKFLLYNLFGGLVMLAAIIGLYVVTADSDAFDGGTFDFRAIVAAVSAGELAVNPAVMHAIFLGFMLAFAIKAPLWPFHRWLPDAAVESKPATAVLMMAVVDKVGTFGMLRYCVQLFPDSASLFGPAVMVLAVISIVYGAVLAFGQTDFMRLIAYTSISHFGFIILGIFVMTSQGQSGSTLYMINHGLSTAALFLIAGFLVSRRGSRTIADYGGVQTVAPVLAGTFLVAGLATLSLPGLAPFISEFLVLIGTFTRYPVLAVVASSALVLSAIYVLWMYQRMMTGPVADGSEKVRDLVPRELAVVAPLIALLLVLGIYPKPALDVINPAVEHTLTTIGHTDPAPVVAEGAAE, from the coding sequence GTGAACGACTTCCCGATCCTGACCGTGCTGTGGGCCGTGCCGCTGGTCGGCGCCGCGCTGATCATCGTGTTGCCCGCGCGGTTGCAGCGGTTCGCCAAGCTGGCCGGGGTGGCGGTGTCGCTGGCGGTGCTGGCGATCGCGGTGCTGCTGGTCGTGCGGTTCGACCCGGCCGGCGCGCAGTATCAGTTCGTCGAGGAGATGGCGTGGATCCCGTCGTTCGGCACCGGCTACCTGCTGGGCCTGGACGGCATCGCCCTGGCCCTGGTGGTGCTGACGGCGGTCCTGGTGCCGCTGCTGCTGCTGGCCGGCTGGACCGACGCCGATGACGTCGCGGGGCACAAGCCGCTGCTGTCCGGGCGCGCGCCGCACGCCTACGTGGCCCTGACGCTGGCCGTCGAGGGCATGGTGCTGATCGCCCTGAGCGCGTTGGACGTGCTGCTGTTCTACGTGTTCTTCGAGGCGATGCTGATTCCGCTGTACTTCCTCATCGGCGGGTTCGGCGGCGCGGGCCGGTCGCGGGCCGCGGTGAAGTTCCTGCTGTACAACCTGTTCGGCGGGCTGGTGATGCTCGCGGCCATCATCGGGCTGTACGTGGTGACCGCCGACAGCGACGCCTTCGACGGCGGCACGTTCGACTTCCGCGCCATCGTGGCCGCGGTGTCGGCCGGCGAGTTGGCCGTCAACCCCGCGGTCATGCACGCGATCTTCCTCGGGTTCATGCTGGCGTTCGCCATCAAGGCCCCGCTGTGGCCGTTCCACCGCTGGCTGCCCGACGCCGCGGTGGAGTCCAAACCGGCCACCGCGGTGCTGATGATGGCCGTGGTCGACAAGGTCGGCACGTTCGGCATGCTGCGGTACTGCGTGCAACTGTTCCCGGACTCGGCCTCGCTGTTCGGCCCGGCGGTCATGGTGCTGGCCGTCATCAGCATCGTCTACGGGGCCGTGCTGGCGTTCGGGCAGACCGACTTCATGCGGCTGATCGCCTACACCTCGATCTCGCACTTCGGTTTCATCATCCTGGGTATCTTCGTGATGACCAGCCAGGGCCAGTCCGGCTCGACGCTCTACATGATCAACCACGGCCTGTCCACCGCCGCGCTGTTCCTGATCGCCGGATTCCTGGTGTCGCGCAGGGGTTCCCGGACCATCGCCGACTACGGCGGGGTGCAGACCGTGGCGCCGGTGCTGGCGGGGACGTTCCTGGTCGCCGGCCTGGCCACCCTGTCGCTGCCCGGGCTGGCACCGTTCATCAGTGAGTTCCTGGTCCTCATCGGCACCTTCACCCGGTATCCGGTGCTCGCCGTCGTCGCGTCCTCGGCGCTGGTGCTCTCGGCGATCTACGTGCTGTGGATGTACCAGCGGATGATGACCGGCCCGGTGGCCGACGGCAGCGAGAAGGTCCGCGACCTGGTGCCGCGCGAGTTGGCGGTGGTCGCGCCGTTGATCGCGCTGCTGTTGGTGCTGGGCATCTATCCCAAACCCGCGCTGGATGTCATCAATCCGGCCGTCGAGCACACGCTGACCACCATCGGTCACACCGACCCGGCCCCGGTGGTCGCGGAAGGAGCCGCGGAATGA
- the nuoK gene encoding NADH-quinone oxidoreductase subunit NuoK: MNPDSYLYLSALLFTIGAAGVLLRRNAIIMFMCVELMLNACNLAFVSFSRMHGQLDGQVVAFFTMVVAACEVVVGLAIIMAIYRSRRSANVDEVNLLKH; this comes from the coding sequence ATGAATCCCGATAGCTACCTCTACCTCTCGGCGCTGCTGTTCACCATCGGCGCCGCCGGAGTGCTGTTGCGCCGCAACGCGATCATCATGTTCATGTGCGTCGAACTGATGCTCAACGCCTGCAACCTCGCATTCGTCAGCTTCTCCCGCATGCACGGCCAACTCGACGGGCAGGTGGTCGCGTTCTTCACCATGGTGGTCGCCGCCTGCGAGGTGGTGGTGGGCCTGGCGATCATCATGGCCATCTACCGGTCCCGCCGGTCGGCGAACGTCGATGAGGTGAATCTGCTCAAGCATTAG
- a CDS encoding NADH-quinone oxidoreductase subunit J: protein MTAEAVAFWVLATIAVVGALGVVSAPKAVYSAIFLATTMISLAALYVAQGALFLGVVQVVVYTGAVMMLFLFVVMLIGVDSVESLVETIRGQRIAAAVAGLGFGVLLIAGLGTVSATGWTPAVGPDPAYNVEDLATLLFTRYLWAFELTGVLLIIASLGAMVLAHRERLGRRKTQRELSQERFRGHGHPTTLPSSGVYARHNAVDIPALLPDGSPADISVSDVLAPRGFEHRGVDESR from the coding sequence ATGACCGCCGAAGCCGTCGCGTTCTGGGTGCTGGCCACGATCGCGGTGGTCGGCGCCCTGGGCGTGGTCTCCGCACCCAAAGCGGTCTACTCGGCGATCTTCCTGGCCACCACCATGATCAGCCTGGCGGCGCTCTACGTCGCGCAAGGCGCCCTGTTCCTGGGTGTGGTGCAAGTGGTGGTCTACACCGGCGCCGTGATGATGCTGTTCCTGTTCGTGGTGATGCTGATCGGCGTGGATTCCGTGGAGTCGTTGGTGGAAACCATTCGCGGGCAACGGATTGCCGCGGCGGTCGCGGGCCTGGGCTTCGGCGTCCTGCTGATCGCCGGCCTCGGTACCGTGTCGGCGACGGGATGGACTCCCGCCGTCGGCCCCGACCCCGCCTACAACGTCGAAGATCTGGCAACGCTCCTCTTCACGCGCTACCTGTGGGCCTTCGAGCTGACCGGCGTGCTGCTCATCATCGCCTCGCTGGGCGCCATGGTGCTGGCGCACCGGGAGCGCCTGGGGCGGCGCAAGACTCAGCGGGAGTTGTCCCAGGAACGCTTCCGTGGCCACGGCCACCCCACGACGCTGCCGAGTTCCGGGGTGTACGCCCGGCACAACGCGGTCGACATCCCCGCGCTGCTGCCCGACGGATCGCCGGCCGACATCTCGGTGAGCGATGTGCTGGCACCCCGCGGATTCGAGCACCGAGGTGTTGATGAATCCCGATAG
- the nuoH gene encoding NADH-quinone oxidoreductase subunit NuoH: MAIFAFLVLTVLVAILAERKVLGRMQMRHGPNRVGPWGLLQSLADGVKLALKEGFIPAGADKPIYLMAPVIAVIPAILAFAVIPMGPVVSVFGHQTPLQLTDFPVAVLYVLAVTSIGVYGIVLAGWSSGSTYPLLGGLRSSAQVISYEIAMGLSFVAVFIYAGTMSTSGIVAAQEHTWFIFLLLPSFAVYLVAMVGETNRAPFDLPEAEGELVGGFHTEYSSLKFAMFMLAEYVNMTTVSALAATMFLGGWRAPWPISLIDGANTGWWPLIWFAAKVWGFLFFYIWLRATLPRLRYDQFMVLGWKVMIPLSLAWILTVATAKTLRNDGAGPWVTVVLYVGFTVLVGVLLAVWNRRRRPRDAVPRLPDSPDSSHFPVPPIPSKEEVRG; encoded by the coding sequence GTGGCGATCTTCGCCTTCCTCGTCCTGACCGTGCTGGTCGCCATCCTGGCGGAACGAAAGGTATTGGGCCGCATGCAGATGCGGCACGGCCCGAACCGGGTCGGGCCGTGGGGACTGCTGCAGTCGTTGGCCGACGGGGTGAAGCTGGCGCTCAAGGAGGGATTCATCCCGGCCGGCGCGGACAAGCCGATCTACCTGATGGCCCCCGTGATCGCCGTGATCCCGGCCATCCTGGCATTCGCGGTGATCCCGATGGGACCGGTGGTCTCCGTCTTCGGGCACCAGACGCCGCTGCAACTCACCGACTTTCCGGTGGCAGTGCTCTACGTGCTGGCCGTCACCTCGATCGGGGTGTACGGGATCGTGTTGGCGGGGTGGTCGTCGGGGTCCACCTACCCCCTGCTCGGCGGACTGCGCTCGTCGGCGCAGGTCATCTCCTACGAGATCGCGATGGGGCTGTCGTTCGTCGCGGTGTTCATCTACGCGGGCACCATGTCGACCTCCGGCATCGTCGCCGCCCAGGAACACACCTGGTTCATCTTTCTGCTGCTGCCGTCGTTCGCGGTCTACCTGGTGGCCATGGTCGGCGAGACCAACCGGGCACCGTTCGACCTGCCCGAGGCCGAGGGCGAGTTGGTCGGCGGATTCCACACCGAGTACTCATCGCTGAAGTTCGCGATGTTCATGCTGGCCGAGTACGTCAACATGACCACGGTCTCGGCGCTGGCCGCCACGATGTTCCTCGGCGGCTGGCGCGCGCCCTGGCCGATCAGTCTGATCGACGGCGCCAATACCGGGTGGTGGCCGCTGATCTGGTTCGCGGCCAAGGTGTGGGGCTTCCTGTTCTTCTACATCTGGTTGCGGGCGACCCTGCCGCGGCTGCGCTACGACCAGTTCATGGTGTTGGGCTGGAAGGTGATGATTCCGCTGTCGCTGGCGTGGATCCTGACGGTCGCGACCGCCAAGACGCTGCGCAACGACGGGGCCGGCCCCTGGGTGACCGTCGTGCTCTACGTCGGCTTCACCGTGCTCGTCGGCGTGCTGCTGGCGGTCTGGAACCGTCGGCGCCGGCCCCGGGACGCGGTCCCGCGCCTGCCCGACAGCCCGGACAGTTCGCACTTCCCCGTCCCGCCGATCCCCAGCAAGGAGGAGGTTCGTGGCTAA